One genomic segment of Protaetiibacter intestinalis includes these proteins:
- a CDS encoding 16S rRNA (uracil(1498)-N(3))-methyltransferase: MAHLYLTPELADARVGARVEVTGEEARHALQVSRIRPGERIAVGDGRGTIVHGVVAEAEAGVLAVVVDEVTHEPAPRPALWLAQALAKGDRDELAVQAATELGVAGVIPWAAERSVTRWEGAKVARNQERWATIVREASKQAIRPWVPEVAPLATTAQLARLPGLVVVLEPTADAPLTGLDLGGADRVTLVVGPEGGVAPRELDRLADAGAVLARLGTEVLRTSTAGPAALAVLNAHLGRW, from the coding sequence GTGGCGCACCTGTACCTGACCCCGGAGCTCGCGGATGCGCGCGTCGGCGCGCGCGTCGAGGTGACGGGGGAGGAGGCGCGCCACGCCCTGCAGGTGTCGCGCATCCGTCCGGGTGAGCGGATCGCGGTGGGCGACGGGCGCGGCACGATCGTGCACGGGGTGGTCGCCGAGGCGGAGGCCGGGGTGCTCGCGGTCGTCGTGGACGAGGTGACGCACGAGCCCGCCCCGCGCCCCGCCCTGTGGCTCGCGCAGGCGCTCGCGAAGGGCGACCGCGACGAGCTCGCCGTCCAGGCGGCGACGGAGCTCGGCGTCGCGGGCGTCATCCCCTGGGCGGCCGAGCGCTCGGTGACCCGGTGGGAGGGCGCCAAGGTCGCGCGGAACCAGGAACGCTGGGCCACGATCGTGCGCGAGGCGAGCAAGCAGGCCATCCGCCCGTGGGTTCCGGAGGTCGCGCCGCTCGCGACGACCGCGCAGCTCGCCCGGCTGCCGGGGCTCGTGGTCGTGCTCGAGCCGACCGCCGACGCGCCGCTCACGGGACTCGACCTCGGCGGCGCCGACCGCGTCACCCTCGTCGTCGGGCCCGAGGGTGGCGTCGCCCCGCGCGAGCTCGACCGCCTCGCCGATGCCGGCGCCGTGCTCGCACGCCTCGGCACCGAGGTGCTGCGCACCTCGACCGCCGGCCCCGCCGCCCTCGCGGTGCTCAACGCGCACCTCGGCCGCTGGTGA
- the dnaJ gene encoding molecular chaperone DnaJ, which translates to MTDHYEVLGVERTASPEEIKKAYRKLARELHPDVNPSDEAAERFKLVTHAYDVLSDPEQRERYDLGGAGGMGGGFGFGDIFDSFFGAAQGRTAGPRSRTERGQDALLRIEIDLDEVIFGTKHEIEIDTAVLCEACKGSCCSPGTSMATCDICRGTGQIQRSVRSLLGNVMTSSPCGTCRGYGTIIPSPCTTCAGQGRVRAKRKVAVDVPAGVDTGMRLHLPAEGEAGPAGGPNGDLYLEVKVRHHDIFSRSGDDLLATLEVQMTDAVLGAEVTLAALDGDVKIEIKPGTQSADIVTVKERGITRLRGGGRGDLKVGVHVQTPVRLNSSELDLIKQFASKRPPAKPQFSKFQQGLFAKLRDRFLG; encoded by the coding sequence GTGACAGATCACTACGAGGTCCTGGGGGTGGAGCGCACCGCGTCGCCCGAGGAGATCAAGAAGGCCTACCGCAAGCTCGCGCGCGAGCTGCACCCGGACGTGAACCCGTCCGACGAGGCCGCCGAGCGCTTCAAGCTCGTCACCCACGCCTACGACGTGCTGAGCGATCCGGAGCAGCGCGAACGCTACGACCTGGGCGGCGCGGGCGGCATGGGCGGCGGCTTCGGCTTCGGCGACATCTTCGACAGCTTCTTCGGCGCGGCGCAGGGCCGCACGGCCGGACCCCGCTCGCGCACCGAACGCGGTCAGGATGCGCTGCTGCGCATCGAGATCGACCTCGACGAGGTGATCTTCGGCACCAAGCACGAGATCGAGATCGACACGGCTGTGCTGTGCGAGGCGTGCAAGGGCTCGTGCTGCTCGCCCGGCACCTCGATGGCCACGTGCGACATCTGCCGCGGCACGGGCCAGATCCAGCGCTCGGTGCGCTCGCTGCTCGGCAACGTCATGACCTCGAGCCCCTGCGGCACCTGCCGCGGCTACGGCACCATCATCCCGAGCCCGTGCACGACGTGCGCCGGCCAGGGCCGGGTGCGCGCCAAGCGCAAGGTCGCGGTCGACGTGCCGGCCGGTGTCGACACCGGGATGCGCCTGCACCTGCCCGCCGAGGGCGAGGCGGGCCCCGCGGGCGGCCCCAACGGCGACCTCTACCTCGAGGTCAAGGTGCGCCACCACGACATCTTCAGCCGCTCGGGCGACGACCTGCTCGCGACCCTCGAGGTGCAGATGACGGATGCCGTGCTCGGAGCCGAGGTCACGCTCGCCGCGCTCGACGGCGACGTGAAGATCGAGATCAAGCCGGGCACGCAGTCCGCCGACATCGTCACCGTCAAGGAGCGCGGCATCACGCGCCTGCGCGGCGGCGGTCGCGGCGACCTCAAGGTGGGCGTGCACGTGCAGACCCCCGTGCGCCTCAACTCGAGCGAGCTCGACCTCATCAAGCAGTTCGCCTCGAAGCGGCCGCCCGCGAAGCCGCAGTTCTCGAAGTTCCAGCAGGGCCTGTTCGCGAAGCTGCGCGACCGCTTCCTCGGCTGA